One Pirellulales bacterium DNA segment encodes these proteins:
- a CDS encoding L-threonylcarbamoyladenylate synthase has translation MPPLVIDIRHAEDSRDVVHRAVQALHEGQLVVFPTETVYALAASAVHEGAVRRLLQVKRRLPGRPPLTLATKSADEALDYIPRMSPLALRLARRCWPGPVTLVCPDNHPASLLRRLPPLTRQALVPAGRLGVRVPFHATILDTLRMLPAPIVITSANRTGESAALVAGDAVKAFGEEVQLILDDGRSRFGQCSTVVEATDRLQILRPGVVSEQTLKRLSAMMILFVCTGNTCRSPMAEGICRKMVAERLGTTPEELHDRGVLIMSAGIAAGLGGTASPEAVEVLRPDGIDLTPHESQPVTEQLIRHADYIWTMTRSHRQAIVEQWPEAANRAAVLSLDARDIADPIGGPVEYYRRCADQIRQELGRRLEEISWPQL, from the coding sequence ATGCCCCCACTGGTCATAGACATTCGCCATGCCGAGGACTCCCGCGATGTGGTGCATCGGGCGGTGCAGGCCCTGCATGAGGGGCAGTTGGTGGTCTTTCCCACGGAAACAGTGTACGCCCTGGCGGCGAGCGCCGTACACGAGGGGGCCGTCCGCCGTCTGCTGCAGGTCAAACGGCGATTGCCGGGCCGTCCTCCGCTGACCCTGGCGACTAAAAGCGCCGATGAGGCCCTGGACTATATTCCCCGCATGTCCCCGCTGGCGTTGCGGCTGGCCCGCCGCTGCTGGCCCGGCCCCGTGACGCTGGTCTGCCCGGACAACCACCCCGCCAGCCTCCTCCGCCGGTTGCCTCCGTTAACGCGGCAGGCGCTGGTCCCCGCAGGCCGCTTGGGCGTGCGGGTGCCGTTTCATGCGACGATCTTGGACACCTTGCGGATGCTGCCGGCGCCGATCGTCATTACCAGCGCCAATCGGACGGGAGAGTCCGCGGCCCTGGTCGCCGGGGACGCTGTTAAGGCCTTTGGCGAAGAGGTACAATTGATTCTGGACGACGGGCGCAGCCGGTTTGGGCAGTGCTCGACGGTGGTGGAAGCGACCGATCGGCTGCAAATTTTGCGGCCGGGCGTGGTCAGTGAACAAACACTTAAGCGACTTTCGGCGATGATGATCCTCTTTGTGTGCACCGGAAACACCTGCCGCAGCCCCATGGCCGAGGGGATTTGCCGTAAAATGGTGGCGGAGCGGCTGGGGACCACGCCGGAGGAACTGCACGACCGGGGGGTGCTGATCATGTCGGCGGGAATTGCCGCGGGGCTGGGGGGGACCGCCAGCCCCGAAGCGGTCGAGGTGCTGCGGCCCGACGGGATCGACCTGACCCCGCATGAAAGCCAGCCCGTGACCGAGCAACTGATCCGGCACGCGGATTACATTTGGACGATGACCCGCTCGCACCGGCAGGCGATCGTGGAGCAATGGCCCGAGGCGGCGAACCGGGCGGCGGTTTTATCACTGGACGCGCGGGATATCGCGGACCCCATTGGCGGGCCGGTCGAGTACTACCGCCGCTGCGCGGATCAAATTCGCCAAGAGCTGGGCCGACGGCTGGAGGAAATCTCCTGGCCGCAGTTGTAG